A single genomic interval of Eleutherodactylus coqui strain aEleCoq1 chromosome 3, aEleCoq1.hap1, whole genome shotgun sequence harbors:
- the LOC136621862 gene encoding uncharacterized protein isoform X2 produces the protein MAQRILLGFDALDKYSQDILAKHAKKRSLSYLQTIASLRIPLSLDFEAEIDQDPDERTNSGKPSSPRSLRYPINTESGKTVNLQRFTATGRCFSPGSKREEREQKKRTKPRCVSAKRRSWRSEVESIPNLDTLCHMEQSGLVLSSRAPYRSTGSTQQMGAPFIVSSRRLLQDSETAVVVEKSEVPLCGDDMKPENMSPLPDTCGWSRVQNITDNSHLSSENTQKAAAASVCMGDGRKKSDIKITTVRQKTISGQVQNISETHPIVYNHHINFSDFRRNLITRPYYFSSSQQPVSKPFSPMGPHLQKKTDCTIDFLKNKQLGSQDAMVKKSKSNKAPSLDNIKVILHYLSADGTKQRVEMAKDKNVAEQKRVNNPGNTKNSIQSSKQIPISPNNEKQGVGLVINGINPMTMDHTPSFHGRSHYVSRLFCPNSSRTSSSPNRRHNNNRELHNWSYISISKPLSAPEGPPQPLKKKSSATTCPDLVKGMAVPTPRMMLTTKSVMLENSNLKPGSFHVDSNPTGTYLGCKRSTEGSQEDRTVESTSDSRQTCTSPKSELLEVASSKNESHEEQIQKHFPIPIHFSITPVINIPTATVDSTE, from the exons AAGCGCAGTTTGAGCTACCTGCAAACAATAGCATCTCTAAGAATCCCCCTGTCATTAGATTTTGAAGCAGAGATTGATCAGGACCCCGATGAGAGAACCAACAGTGGGAAGCCCTCATCACCAAGGTCTTTACG ATATCCAATTAACACAGAGTCGGGAAAGACAGTAAATCTGCAACGCTTCACTGCGACTGGCCGCTGCTTTTCTCCAGGCTCCAAAAGGGAAG AGAGAGAGCAGAAAAAACGGACAAAGCCGAGATGTGTCTCCGCAAAACGTAGATCTTGGAGAAGCGAG GTGGAATCGATACCGAACTTGGATACTCTCTGTCACATGGAGCAATCCGGTCTGGTTCTGTCCAGTCGGGcaccataccgcagtactggctctacccaGCAGATGGGGGCACCATTCATTGTGTCTTCTAGGAGATTGCTACAAGACTCGGAGACAGCAG TTGTAGTAGAAAAATCTGAAGTGCCCTTATGTGGTGATGATATGAAGCCCGAAAATATGTCACCTTTACCAGATACGTGTGGATGGAGCAGAGTGCAAAACATCACAGACAACAGTCATCTCTCCAG TGAAAATACCCAGAAAGCAGCCGCAGCCTCCGTGTGCATGGGGGACGGAAGGAAGAAATCTGACATTAAAATTACAACTGTGAGACAGAAAACAATTAGCGGACAAGTTCAG AATATAAGTGAGACACACCCAATCGTTTACAATCATCACATTAACTTCTCCGACTTCCGGAGGAACCTGATTACAAGACCCTACTACTTCTCAAGTTCCCAACAACCAGTGAGCAAACCCTTCTCTCCAATGGGTCCCCATCTGCAAAAGAAAACGGATTGTACCATAGACTTTTTGAAAAACAAGCAACTTGGCTCACAGGATGCCATGGTGAAAAAGAGCAAATCCAATAAAGCACCATCATTGGATAATATCAAGGTCATCCTGCATTACCTATCTGCAGACGGAACAAAGCAAAGGGTGGAAATGGCCAAGGACAAGAATGTTGCCGAGCAGAAACGGGTAAATAATCCTGGAAATACGAAGAATTCTATCCAAAGCAGCAAACAGATACCTATATCTCCTAATAATGAGAAACAGGGTGTTGGACTAGTCATAAATGGAATTAACCCTATGACAATGGACCATACTCCATCTTTCCATGGAAGGTCCCACTATGTATCCAGGTTATTTTGTCCAAACAGCTCAAGAACCTCCAGTTCACCAAATCGGAGACACAACAACAACAGGGAACTACACAACTGGAGCTACATTTCCATCTCAAAACCATTATCAGCCCCTGAAGGTCCACCACAGCCTCTAAAGAAGAAGTCAAGTGCTACAACATGTCCTGACCTAGTGAAGGGCATGGCAGTGCCCACGCCCCGAATGATGCTTACTACAAAGTCTGTGATGCTAGAAAATAGCAATTTGAAACCCGGATCTTTTCATGTTGACTCAAATCCTACAGGAACCTATTTGGGATGTAAAAGGTCAACTGAGGGTTCTCAAGAAGATAGGACTGTAGAGTCAACTAGTGACAGCCGTCAGACTTGCACTTCTCCAAAAAGTGAGCTGTTGGAAGTTGCCAGTTCCAAGAATGAATCCCATGAGGAGCAAATCCAGAAACACTTTCCCATCCCCATACATTTCAGTATAACCCCGGTTATCAATATCCCAACAGCAACTGTAGACAGCACAGAATAA
- the LOC136621862 gene encoding uncharacterized protein isoform X1, whose product MPSRGIRAQGPNGEMAQRILLGFDALDKYSQDILAKHAKKRSLSYLQTIASLRIPLSLDFEAEIDQDPDERTNSGKPSSPRSLRYPINTESGKTVNLQRFTATGRCFSPGSKREEREQKKRTKPRCVSAKRRSWRSEVESIPNLDTLCHMEQSGLVLSSRAPYRSTGSTQQMGAPFIVSSRRLLQDSETAVVVEKSEVPLCGDDMKPENMSPLPDTCGWSRVQNITDNSHLSSENTQKAAAASVCMGDGRKKSDIKITTVRQKTISGQVQNISETHPIVYNHHINFSDFRRNLITRPYYFSSSQQPVSKPFSPMGPHLQKKTDCTIDFLKNKQLGSQDAMVKKSKSNKAPSLDNIKVILHYLSADGTKQRVEMAKDKNVAEQKRVNNPGNTKNSIQSSKQIPISPNNEKQGVGLVINGINPMTMDHTPSFHGRSHYVSRLFCPNSSRTSSSPNRRHNNNRELHNWSYISISKPLSAPEGPPQPLKKKSSATTCPDLVKGMAVPTPRMMLTTKSVMLENSNLKPGSFHVDSNPTGTYLGCKRSTEGSQEDRTVESTSDSRQTCTSPKSELLEVASSKNESHEEQIQKHFPIPIHFSITPVINIPTATVDSTE is encoded by the exons AAGCGCAGTTTGAGCTACCTGCAAACAATAGCATCTCTAAGAATCCCCCTGTCATTAGATTTTGAAGCAGAGATTGATCAGGACCCCGATGAGAGAACCAACAGTGGGAAGCCCTCATCACCAAGGTCTTTACG ATATCCAATTAACACAGAGTCGGGAAAGACAGTAAATCTGCAACGCTTCACTGCGACTGGCCGCTGCTTTTCTCCAGGCTCCAAAAGGGAAG AGAGAGAGCAGAAAAAACGGACAAAGCCGAGATGTGTCTCCGCAAAACGTAGATCTTGGAGAAGCGAG GTGGAATCGATACCGAACTTGGATACTCTCTGTCACATGGAGCAATCCGGTCTGGTTCTGTCCAGTCGGGcaccataccgcagtactggctctacccaGCAGATGGGGGCACCATTCATTGTGTCTTCTAGGAGATTGCTACAAGACTCGGAGACAGCAG TTGTAGTAGAAAAATCTGAAGTGCCCTTATGTGGTGATGATATGAAGCCCGAAAATATGTCACCTTTACCAGATACGTGTGGATGGAGCAGAGTGCAAAACATCACAGACAACAGTCATCTCTCCAG TGAAAATACCCAGAAAGCAGCCGCAGCCTCCGTGTGCATGGGGGACGGAAGGAAGAAATCTGACATTAAAATTACAACTGTGAGACAGAAAACAATTAGCGGACAAGTTCAG AATATAAGTGAGACACACCCAATCGTTTACAATCATCACATTAACTTCTCCGACTTCCGGAGGAACCTGATTACAAGACCCTACTACTTCTCAAGTTCCCAACAACCAGTGAGCAAACCCTTCTCTCCAATGGGTCCCCATCTGCAAAAGAAAACGGATTGTACCATAGACTTTTTGAAAAACAAGCAACTTGGCTCACAGGATGCCATGGTGAAAAAGAGCAAATCCAATAAAGCACCATCATTGGATAATATCAAGGTCATCCTGCATTACCTATCTGCAGACGGAACAAAGCAAAGGGTGGAAATGGCCAAGGACAAGAATGTTGCCGAGCAGAAACGGGTAAATAATCCTGGAAATACGAAGAATTCTATCCAAAGCAGCAAACAGATACCTATATCTCCTAATAATGAGAAACAGGGTGTTGGACTAGTCATAAATGGAATTAACCCTATGACAATGGACCATACTCCATCTTTCCATGGAAGGTCCCACTATGTATCCAGGTTATTTTGTCCAAACAGCTCAAGAACCTCCAGTTCACCAAATCGGAGACACAACAACAACAGGGAACTACACAACTGGAGCTACATTTCCATCTCAAAACCATTATCAGCCCCTGAAGGTCCACCACAGCCTCTAAAGAAGAAGTCAAGTGCTACAACATGTCCTGACCTAGTGAAGGGCATGGCAGTGCCCACGCCCCGAATGATGCTTACTACAAAGTCTGTGATGCTAGAAAATAGCAATTTGAAACCCGGATCTTTTCATGTTGACTCAAATCCTACAGGAACCTATTTGGGATGTAAAAGGTCAACTGAGGGTTCTCAAGAAGATAGGACTGTAGAGTCAACTAGTGACAGCCGTCAGACTTGCACTTCTCCAAAAAGTGAGCTGTTGGAAGTTGCCAGTTCCAAGAATGAATCCCATGAGGAGCAAATCCAGAAACACTTTCCCATCCCCATACATTTCAGTATAACCCCGGTTATCAATATCCCAACAGCAACTGTAGACAGCACAGAATAA
- the LOC136621862 gene encoding uncharacterized protein isoform X3, with translation MREPTVGSPHHQGLYEREQKKRTKPRCVSAKRRSWRSEVESIPNLDTLCHMEQSGLVLSSRAPYRSTGSTQQMGAPFIVSSRRLLQDSETAVVVEKSEVPLCGDDMKPENMSPLPDTCGWSRVQNITDNSHLSSENTQKAAAASVCMGDGRKKSDIKITTVRQKTISGQVQNISETHPIVYNHHINFSDFRRNLITRPYYFSSSQQPVSKPFSPMGPHLQKKTDCTIDFLKNKQLGSQDAMVKKSKSNKAPSLDNIKVILHYLSADGTKQRVEMAKDKNVAEQKRVNNPGNTKNSIQSSKQIPISPNNEKQGVGLVINGINPMTMDHTPSFHGRSHYVSRLFCPNSSRTSSSPNRRHNNNRELHNWSYISISKPLSAPEGPPQPLKKKSSATTCPDLVKGMAVPTPRMMLTTKSVMLENSNLKPGSFHVDSNPTGTYLGCKRSTEGSQEDRTVESTSDSRQTCTSPKSELLEVASSKNESHEEQIQKHFPIPIHFSITPVINIPTATVDSTE, from the exons ATGAGAGAACCAACAGTGGGAAGCCCTCATCACCAAGGTCTTTACG AGAGAGAGCAGAAAAAACGGACAAAGCCGAGATGTGTCTCCGCAAAACGTAGATCTTGGAGAAGCGAG GTGGAATCGATACCGAACTTGGATACTCTCTGTCACATGGAGCAATCCGGTCTGGTTCTGTCCAGTCGGGcaccataccgcagtactggctctacccaGCAGATGGGGGCACCATTCATTGTGTCTTCTAGGAGATTGCTACAAGACTCGGAGACAGCAG TTGTAGTAGAAAAATCTGAAGTGCCCTTATGTGGTGATGATATGAAGCCCGAAAATATGTCACCTTTACCAGATACGTGTGGATGGAGCAGAGTGCAAAACATCACAGACAACAGTCATCTCTCCAG TGAAAATACCCAGAAAGCAGCCGCAGCCTCCGTGTGCATGGGGGACGGAAGGAAGAAATCTGACATTAAAATTACAACTGTGAGACAGAAAACAATTAGCGGACAAGTTCAG AATATAAGTGAGACACACCCAATCGTTTACAATCATCACATTAACTTCTCCGACTTCCGGAGGAACCTGATTACAAGACCCTACTACTTCTCAAGTTCCCAACAACCAGTGAGCAAACCCTTCTCTCCAATGGGTCCCCATCTGCAAAAGAAAACGGATTGTACCATAGACTTTTTGAAAAACAAGCAACTTGGCTCACAGGATGCCATGGTGAAAAAGAGCAAATCCAATAAAGCACCATCATTGGATAATATCAAGGTCATCCTGCATTACCTATCTGCAGACGGAACAAAGCAAAGGGTGGAAATGGCCAAGGACAAGAATGTTGCCGAGCAGAAACGGGTAAATAATCCTGGAAATACGAAGAATTCTATCCAAAGCAGCAAACAGATACCTATATCTCCTAATAATGAGAAACAGGGTGTTGGACTAGTCATAAATGGAATTAACCCTATGACAATGGACCATACTCCATCTTTCCATGGAAGGTCCCACTATGTATCCAGGTTATTTTGTCCAAACAGCTCAAGAACCTCCAGTTCACCAAATCGGAGACACAACAACAACAGGGAACTACACAACTGGAGCTACATTTCCATCTCAAAACCATTATCAGCCCCTGAAGGTCCACCACAGCCTCTAAAGAAGAAGTCAAGTGCTACAACATGTCCTGACCTAGTGAAGGGCATGGCAGTGCCCACGCCCCGAATGATGCTTACTACAAAGTCTGTGATGCTAGAAAATAGCAATTTGAAACCCGGATCTTTTCATGTTGACTCAAATCCTACAGGAACCTATTTGGGATGTAAAAGGTCAACTGAGGGTTCTCAAGAAGATAGGACTGTAGAGTCAACTAGTGACAGCCGTCAGACTTGCACTTCTCCAAAAAGTGAGCTGTTGGAAGTTGCCAGTTCCAAGAATGAATCCCATGAGGAGCAAATCCAGAAACACTTTCCCATCCCCATACATTTCAGTATAACCCCGGTTATCAATATCCCAACAGCAACTGTAGACAGCACAGAATAA